From a region of the Takifugu flavidus isolate HTHZ2018 chromosome 18, ASM371156v2, whole genome shotgun sequence genome:
- the LOC130515066 gene encoding ferritin, middle subunit, with product MESQVRQNYHRDCEAAINKMINMELYASYTYTSMAFYFSRDDVALPGFAHFFKENSDEEREHAEKLLSFQNKRGGRIFLQDIKKPERDEWGSGLEAMQCALQLEKKVNQALLDLHKLASDHVDPHLCDFLESHYLNEQVEAIKKLGDYITNLSRMDAQNNKMAEYLFDKHTLGSKS from the exons ATGGAGTCTCAGGTGCGTCAGAACTACCACCGCGACTGCGAGGCAGCCATCAACAAAATGATCAACATGGAGCTGTACGCCTCTTACACCTATACTTCCAtg GCCTTCTATTTCTCCCGTGATGATGTGGCCCTTCCAGGCTTTGCCCATTTCTTcaaggagaacagtgatgaggAGCGGGAGCATGCTGAAAAGTTGCTCTCCTTCCAGAACAAGAGGGGTGGACGCATCTTCCTTCAGGACATCAAG AAACCTGAGCGTGATGAGTGGGGCAGTGGGCTGGAGGCCATGCAGTGTGCactgcagctggagaagaagGTGAACCAAGCTCTGTTGGACCTCCACAAGCTCGCCTCCGACCATGTCGATCCTCAT ctgtgtgattTCCTGGAGAGCCACTACCTGAATGAGCAGGTGGAGGCCATCAAGAAGCTGGGTGACTACATCACCAACCTCTCCCGCATGGATGCTCAGAACAACAAGATGGCCGAGTACCTGTTTGACAAGCACACCCTTGGGAGCAAGAGCTAA
- the aldh16a1 gene encoding aldehyde dehydrogenase family 16 member A1 encodes MATGNIKTVYDIFQSMESGPTATPTYPIAQAWLDHRSRSLGLFINGKFVLPADRQSCSLTDSSGSVICSTVCAEDEDISQCASSAAEGYQVWSDLTCRQRANVLLRLVSVIGQHGQCFSELCGLCGVSGSPSTVVRMLQYYSSWAQLRDTLISSWNPLGVVVVVVSDDCAFNSLLLKVIPALAMGNSVIVVPGRAKAPPCLLLAQLVMAAGFPAGALNVLTGSDSSLVAKLTQSSSISYVTYGGNKQDGAMLCEATAGMGVPLSVSICARSSCAFIIFDTADIDSAVDGVIEAAFGTKTNVHWVLCVQERVEESVVARLRLRMAGLKCITLSSDDRLLVDAAVQEAQHQGAMLVQSCTPPSSGAQYPPTVLCKSAPSSPFVVNPPPGPLLPLLTFRSSKEAVTLGNHTPHGQAASIWTEDLTLALETAKSLSVGAVWVNSYSVFDPCLPISGHKDSGTCTDGGQEGLYQFLRAPSFSSNHPRSPTTIDYSKFGSSGASAVVIPDDLGASVPKHYLQFVGGKTCKSVSGGCVAIQSPGGRGVLGYCPDGGRKDVRNAVEAASKVQPGWMKKSPSARAQSLNSLAKGLEAKRRDVATSISTQTGVSMDEAEKEVELSIIRLSDWAAYCDKIKGGSLPMPQSGFAFSVPEAVGVMGVLLPDSNPLYSLVTLLGAAVATGNAVIIVPSQKYPLPGLTFIQVLQACDLPAGLVSILTGSRDQLTAALANHSVIKAIWYWGSAEGCQYLQHTCTNPLKTLRLFSQENKEEADWTHPSILEEMWRNTVEWKSIWIPTA; translated from the exons ATGGCTACTGGCAACATCAAGACAGTGTACGATATTTTTCAAAGTATGGAATCCGGGCCAACAGCAACTCCTACCTACCCTATTGCACAG GCCTGGCTGGATCACCGCTCCCGTTCTCTGGGTTTGTTCATAAATGGCAAATTTGTCCTTCCAGCAGACCGACAGAGCTGCTCCCTGACTGATTCTTCAG GCAGCGTTATTTGCAGCACAGTTTGTGCCGAGGATGAGGATATTTCCCAGTgtgcctcctctgctgctgagggCTATCAGGTGTGGAGTGACCTGACCTGTCGCCAGAGGGCCAATGTCCTGCTGAG GCTGGTGAGCGTCATCGGCCAGCACGGGCAGTGCTTCTCTGAGCTGTGCGGGCTGTGTGGGGTGTCTGGCTCGCCGTCCACCGTTGTCAGAATGCTGCAGTACTACAGCAGCTGGGCCCAGCTCAGAGACACTCTGATCAGCAGCTGGAACCCACTGG GTGTGGTGGTAGTAGTTGTCTCTGACGACTGCGCTTTTAATTCTCTTCTCCTTAAAGTCATACCAGCACTGGCCATGG GTAATTCTGTCATTGTTGTTCCTGGCCGTGCCAAAGCCCCCCCATGCCTTCTGCTTGCACAGCTTGTTATGGCAGCAGgatttcctgctggagctcttAATGTATTAACAGGGAGTGACAGCTCACTGGTTGCCAAATTGACCCAGAGCTCCAGCATCAGCTATGTCACATACGGTGGCAAcaaacag GATGGCGCGATGTTGTGTGAAGCCACAGCAGGGATGGGGGTTCCCTTGTCTGTGTCAATTTGTGCCAGATCATCTTGTGCGTTCATCATCTTTGATACAGCAGACATTGACAGCGCAGTGGACGGGGTGATAGAAGCTGCTTTCGGAACAAAAACCAAC GTCCACTGGgtgttgtgtgtgcaggagagagtggaggagagtgtGGTAGCCCGCCTCAGGCTACGTATGGCTGGATTGAAATGTATCACCCTGTCCAGCGATGATAGGCTGCTGGTGGATGCTGCAGTACAAGAGGCTCAGCACCAGGGGGCGATG TTGGTTCAGTCCTGTACACCCCCCTCTTCAGGTGCCCAGTACCCTCCCACAGTGCTGTGTAAAtcagccccctcctctccatttGTTGTAAACCCCCCTCCTGGTCCACTGCTTCCACTTTTAACGTTCAGAAGCAGCAAAGAAGCGGTGACCCTTG GGAACCACACTCCTCATGGGCAAGCAGCTTCCATCTGGACTGAAGATCTTACTCTTGCTCTGGAAACAGCAAAGAG TCTGTCAGTTGGTGCAGTTTGGGTTAACTCCTATTCTGTGTTTGACCCCTGCCTGCCGATCTCTGGCCACAAAGACAGCGGAACCTGCACCGATGGTGGACAGGAG GGTTTGTACCAGTTTTTACGGGCTCCCTCTTTTTCGTCTAATCATCCTCGTTCCCCCACCACCATCGACTACTCAAAGTTCGGATCGTCAGGAGCCTCTGCTGTTGTCATTCCTGATGACCTGGGTGCTAG TGTTCCAAAACACTACCTGCAGTTTGTTGGTGGCAAGACATGCAAATCTGTGTCTGGGGGCTGTGTGGCCATACAGTCCCCAGGGGGCAGAGGTGTTTTAGGATATTGTCCAGATGGAGGCCGGAAAGACGTCCGAAATGCAGTGGAGGCTGCATCCAAAGTTCAGCCAGG CTGGATGAAAAAAAGTCCATCGGCTCGTGCCCAGTCGCTCAACTCTCTGGCCAAAGGCTTGGAGGCAAAGAGACGGGACGTAGCCACTTCAATTAGCACTCAGACAGGTGTTTCAATGGACGAGGCTGAGAAAGAAGTGGAGCTCAGCATTATTAGGCTCAGTGATTGGGCAGCTTACTGTGACAAAATCAAAGGAGGAAGTCTG cctATGCCACAGTCTGGCTTTGCCTTCTCTGTGCCTGAAGCTGTGGGAGTTATGGGGGTGCTCCTCCCTGACAGCAATCCTCTCTACTCTCTGGTGACGCTTCTTGGAGCAGCCGTTGCTACTGGCAACGCAGTCATCATAGTCCCGAGTCAGAAGTATCCACTGCCAGGCCTGACGTTCATTCAG GTGCTCCAGGCATGTGACCTGCCAGCAGGTTTAGTGAGTATCCTCACAGGAAGTAGAGACCAGCTGACTGCTGCTCTGGCTAATCACAGTGTCATCAAAGCCATCTGGTACTGGGGCAGCGCTGAG GGCTGTCAGTACCTCCAGCACACCTGCACCAACCCACTGAAGACCCTGCGCCTGTTCAGccaggaaaacaaagaggaggCTGACTggactcatccatccattctggAAGAAATGTGGAGAAACACTGTGGAGTGGAAGAGCATTTGGATTCCTACTGCATGA
- the LOC130515061 gene encoding bcl-2-like protein 1 codes for MSNRELVENYLIYKLSQKNYPGTLLRPKDASSGLLVDRESSGTSPSAGTGREAVNAALRSMANKFEQDFIQLAGDLSSYGAMTRNQASFNKLMDNMFSDEINWGTVVGLFVVGGAICVQSVEGSASEPVCHIADWMTAYLDKRINPWIENQGGWDCFAAIYGEEACTNRAQEERHKWILGELVVLAGVLIIFTKNYGTLRKAFSHFMSYWS; via the exons ATGTCTAATAGAGAGCTGGTAGAGAACTACTTAATCTACAAACTCTCTCAGAAGAACTACCCAGGCACTCTGCTCAGACCAAAGGATGCTTCAAGCGGTTTGCTGGTTGATAGAGAGAGCAGTGGAACGTCTCCATCCGCAGGTACTGGCAGAGAGGCTGTGAACGCAGCTCTTCGGAGCATGGCAAATAAGTTCGAGCAGGACTTTATTCAGCTAGCAGGTGACCTCTCCTCATACGGCGCCATGACTCGTAACCAGGCAAGCTTTAACAAGTTGATGGACAACATGTTCAGTGATGAAATCAACTGGGGAACAGTTGTGGGTCTTTTTGTCGTGGGCGGCGCCATTTGTGTGCAATCTGTCGAGGGTAGCGCAAGTGAACCGGTTTGCCACATTGCAGACTGGATGACAGCTTACCTGGACAAACGGATTAACCCATGGATTGAGAATCAAGGAGGATGG GATTGCTTTGCTGCCATTTATGGGGAAGAAGCCTGCACAAACAGAGCTCAGGAAGAAAGGCATAAATGGATACTGGGCGAACTGGTGGTGCTGGCTggtgttttgatcatttttacaaaaaattaTGGTACATTGCGTAAGGCATTTTCTCACTTCATGTCTTATTGGTCGTAG